In Primulina huaijiensis isolate GDHJ02 chromosome 6, ASM1229523v2, whole genome shotgun sequence, a single window of DNA contains:
- the LOC140977955 gene encoding uncharacterized protein isoform X1 has product MLHTELCPSRVLSPFREESGDEELSVLPRHTKVIVTGNNRTKSVLVGLQGVVKKAVGLGGWHWLVLKNGVEVKLQRNALSVLEPPTGNEDDDDYEFDDSSSCSDIGEKDHHRFTSGFHFGKISKPRVRYSRPWSPSACTKSVSRSSCREVQSKCDATQLRVNFAKIGTGSLWRYWRSFHLANVSPNPTKEQLVNSVQQHFSSQQVDEVQVIVEFIRAAKKPQSVGLR; this is encoded by the exons ATGCTACACACGGAATTATGCCCTTCGCGGGTTTTGTCGCCTTTCCGTGAGGAAAGTGGAGATGAAGAGCTGTCAGTTCTTCCAAGGCATACTAAGGTTATTGTGACAGGCAATAACAGAACAAAGAGTGTGTTGGTTGGGTTACAAGGCGTTGTCAAGAAGGCTGTTGGGCTTGGTGGTTGGCATTGGCTG GTCTTGAAGAATGGGGTTGAGGTCAAGCTCCAAAGGAATGCTTTGAGTGTGTTAGAACCTCCTACTGGTaatgaggatgatgatgattatgaatTTGATGATTCTAGCAGCTGCTCTGACATTGGTGAAAAGGACCATCATCGCTTTA CTTCTGGGTTTCACTTCGGAAAGATAAGCAAGCCCAGAGTTCGGTATAGTCGGCCATGGTCTCCATCTGCATGCACAAAATCAGTGAGCCGTAGCAGTTGCAGAGAAGTTCAATCCAAATGTGATGCAACTCAATTG AGAGTTAATTTCGCAAAAATTGGGACTGGATCATTGTGGAGATACTGGCGAAGCTTCCATCTT GCAAATGTTAGTCCTAACCCTACGAAGGAACAACTGGTTAACTCCGTCCAGCAGCATTTTTCTTCTCAG CAAGTGGACGAGGTACAAGTGATCGTGGAATTTATCCGGGCAGCAAAGAAACCACAATCAGTTGGCTTGCGTTGA
- the LOC140977955 gene encoding uncharacterized protein isoform X2, which produces MLHTELCPSRVLSPFREESGDEELSVLPRHTKVIVTGNNRTKSVLVGLQGVVKKAVGLGGWHWLVLKNGVEVKLQRNALSVLEPPTGNEDDDDYEFDDSSSCSDIGEKDHHRFTSGFHFGKISKPRVRYSRPWSPSACTKSVSRSSCREVQSKCDATQLANVSPNPTKEQLVNSVQQHFSSQQVDEVQVIVEFIRAAKKPQSVGLR; this is translated from the exons ATGCTACACACGGAATTATGCCCTTCGCGGGTTTTGTCGCCTTTCCGTGAGGAAAGTGGAGATGAAGAGCTGTCAGTTCTTCCAAGGCATACTAAGGTTATTGTGACAGGCAATAACAGAACAAAGAGTGTGTTGGTTGGGTTACAAGGCGTTGTCAAGAAGGCTGTTGGGCTTGGTGGTTGGCATTGGCTG GTCTTGAAGAATGGGGTTGAGGTCAAGCTCCAAAGGAATGCTTTGAGTGTGTTAGAACCTCCTACTGGTaatgaggatgatgatgattatgaatTTGATGATTCTAGCAGCTGCTCTGACATTGGTGAAAAGGACCATCATCGCTTTA CTTCTGGGTTTCACTTCGGAAAGATAAGCAAGCCCAGAGTTCGGTATAGTCGGCCATGGTCTCCATCTGCATGCACAAAATCAGTGAGCCGTAGCAGTTGCAGAGAAGTTCAATCCAAATGTGATGCAACTCAATTG GCAAATGTTAGTCCTAACCCTACGAAGGAACAACTGGTTAACTCCGTCCAGCAGCATTTTTCTTCTCAG CAAGTGGACGAGGTACAAGTGATCGTGGAATTTATCCGGGCAGCAAAGAAACCACAATCAGTTGGCTTGCGTTGA
- the LOC140977956 gene encoding AT-rich interactive domain-containing protein 2-like, producing MERWMELKDGVGNGKEKFEADFDTKIPVEECRFDPCKESLRGLFDQVLVDFVVEKSVDKCVRPIPAFCGNENPVDLFKLFWVVRKVGGYEAVSRNNLWGFVSGECGLGFGLIPSIKLIYVKYLKEFDQWLRQGFSDRALENGNIELVQKLDALSRELEARFQVVLDRREGKEKDNKFVDRIRDMSNINTRDTTCLFSPIGGIMNGQMNDQNCFFNDNDEKLCINCDGDFTVSSERISNKIIEICGDEDENVKDDNGKFFIDDDFAASADRVFKKAANEVNDFSEGFLGGSGKSCAEDRVSIMAPGKKVIENVLARRVVEKVISKAHDLPENIADDEKWFITQKGNVENTLDSLKRKREHRSLLEMLGWLKYIAKKSDDPAIGLIPECSKWKDHGNEELWVQVLLVRKTLMIRRPADANAREHLKDKHKKPRMHPSMYEAHVSNHQSVEKLRYRDRVPSSTSPHLCPCCNLEAAPQSRVISHHKAKTSDCLKAPVKPVSTNVKEPAIDLNDDESYDVPAEKQVSVGPPFQAEVPAWTGEHFKSDSKWLGARMWPQENGEKKSVGKLDPIGKGRHDFCSCSFTNSVECVRFHIAEKRFKLRRDLGLLFYRWRFDRMGEEVSLSWTKEEESRFRDMMRSYSAYPNKFGNNSHRFLPSKTREKLISYYFNVYLVQRRSYQNRVTPKEIDSDDEEKECGLVGDSFGYKALNIPGSSLVSCTHNKESSEIP from the exons ATGGAAAGATGGATGGAGTTAAAAGATGGTGTTGGAAATGGTAAAGAGAAATTTGAGGCTGATTTTGATACAAAGATTCCGGTTGAGGAATGTAGGTTTGATCCATGTAAGGAGAGCCTAAGGGGTTTATTTGATCAGGTTCTTGTTGATTTTGTGGTAGAAAAGTCTGTAGACAAGTGCGTTAGACCTATTCCAGCCTTTTGCGGCAATGAGAATCCGGTGGATTTGTTTAAACTTTTTTGGGTGGTGAGGAAAGTGGGAGGTTATGAAGCTGTTTCGAGAAATAATTTGTGGGGTTTTGTTTCGGGAGAATGTGGATTGGGTTTTGGGCTGATTCCATCCATTAAATTGATCTATGTAAAgtatttgaaagagtttgatcaATGGTTACGGCAGGGGTTTAGTGACAGAGCTTTGGAGAATGGGAATATTGAACTTGTTCAAAAGTTGGATGCATTGTCAAGGGAGTTGGAAGCAAGGTTCCAAGTTGTATTGGACCGGCGAGAAGGGAAAGAGAAAGATAATAAGTTTGTGGACCGTATCAGGGACATGAGCAATATAAATACTAGAGATACCACATGTCTTTTCTCACCAATTGGAGGGATTATGAATGGACAAATGAATGATCAAAATTGTTTCTTTAATGATAATGATGAAAAACTATGTATCAACTGTGACGGCGACTTTACAGTATCATCTGAGAGGATTTCCAATAAAATCATTGAGATATGCGGGGATGAAGATGAAAATGTTAAAGATGATAATGGAAAATTCTTTATCGATGATGATTTTGCAGCATCGGCCGATCGGGTATTCAAAAAGGCTGCTAATGAAGTAAATGATTTTTCTGAAGGATTTCTTGGTGGCAGTGGAAAATCATGTGCTGAAGACCGTGTCAGTATCATGGCACCAGGGAAGAAAGTAATTGAGAATGTATTAGCTAGGAGAGTTGTTGAGAAAGTTATCAGCAAAGCGCATGATCTCCCTGAGAATATTGCTGATGATGAAAAATGGTTCATAACACAAAAAGGCAATGTTGAAAATACCCTAGATTCTCTGAAGAGAAAGCGAGAACATCGATCCTTATTAGAAATGCTAGGTTGGCTGAAGTATATTGCGAAAAAGTCTGATGATCCTGCAATTGGGTTGATACCCGAGTGTTCCAAGTGGAAGGACCATGGGAATGAGGAGCTCTGGGTCCAAGTTTTATTGGTTCGGAAGACATTGATGATAAGAAGGCCTGCCGATGCAAATGCACGTGAACATCTGAAG GATAAACATAAGAAGCCAAGGATGCATCCTTCAATGTACGAGGCCCATGTTTCCAATCACCAATCAGTGGAAAAACTTAGATACAGAGATAGAGTACCTTCGTCAACAAGTCCTCACTTGTGTCCATGTTGCAATTTAGAGGCAGCACCTCAAAGTAGAGTTATTAGCCATCACAAAGCTAAAACAAGTGATTGCTTAAAAGCACCCGTAAAGCCAGTTTCTACAAATGTTAAGGAACCTGCTATAGATTTGAACGATGATGAGTCCTATGATGTGCCAGCTGAGAAGCAAGTTTCTGTGGGTCCTCCTTTTCAAGCTGAAGTCCCTGCATGGACTGGTGAGCATTTCAAAAGCGATTCCAAGTGGCTCGGCGCAAGAATGTGGCCTCAAGAAAATGGTGAAAAAAAATCTGTTGGTAAACTCGATCCCATCGGTAAGGGAAGACATGATTTTTGCAGTTGCTCATTTACCAATTCTGTTGAATGTGTTCGGTTTCACATAGCTGAGAAGCGGTTCAAACTAAGGCGTGATCTTGGATTACTATTCTACCGTTGGCGCTTTGATCGTATGGGAGAGGAAGTTTCACTTTCTTGGACAAAAGAAGAGGAAAGTAGATTCAGAGACATGATGAGGTCATATTCTGCATACCCAAACAAGTTCGGGAACAATTCTCACCGGTTCTTACCATCTAAGACGAGAGAAAAGTTGATTAGCTACTACTTTAATGTATACCTTGTGCAGCGCAGAAGTTACCAAAATCGAGTGACGCCGAAAGAAATCGATAGCGATGATGAGGAAAAAGAATGTGGGTTGGTAGGCGATAGTTTTGGATATAAAGCTCTAAATATACCTGGTTCAAGTTTAGTTTCTTGCACCCATAACAAGGAGTCGTCTGAAATACCCTAA
- the LOC140979161 gene encoding uncharacterized protein, producing the protein MVMGRMKVGPNPTFLHLLAQHRFNWLGESPTTLIIAPLAENTNIGCQNDYSRQRAKSKKTERFLETAVPSMSFTSNRLRSCDVYIGFHGQKPLLLRFTNWFRAELEVQGLSCFVTDRARCRNSRKHSIVEKAMDASTFGVVILTRKSFKNPHTIEELRFFSSKKKLVPVYFDLSPNDCLVRDIIERRGDLWEKYGGELWLLYGGLEKEWKDAVGPLSRADEWKLEAYEGKWRDCILRAVTLLALRLGRRSAVDRITKWREKADKEEFPYLRNENFVGRKRELSELEFILFGDVSGDSEKAYFNLKARPMIKNLTIGWGRTNSMDAKCQSECAKRKGKEPIAWKESEKEIEMQNTEFSQTQPTLKSKSSGKPGRRRRPMKVVYGKGIACLSGDPGIGKTELLIEFAYRYHQRYKMVLWIGGECRHIRQNYLNLWSFLEIDLGVESCKEKSRIKSFEEQEEAAIARVRKVLMRNIPFLVIIDDLESEKDWWDHKLVMDLLPRFGGETHVIISTCLSSVMNLEPLKLSYLSGVEAMSLMLGSIKDLSMTETDALRAIEEKLGRLTLGLAIVGAILSELPITPSRLLVTINRMPLRDAAWGREKHSLRGNNFLLQLFEVCFSIFDHADGSRSLTTRMALASGWFAPAPIPVPMVALAAQKIPEKHQNRQFLKKIVCSLTCGFTSSYARRSEAEASSLLLRFNMARGCSNEGLIQFNGLVKLYVRKRGITGVAHAMVQAVTSRGIISSHSDHIWAACFLLLGFGKDPIVVELKISKLLLVVKEVILPLAIRTFITFSRCSAALELLRLCTDELEAADQELVTPVENWLDKSFCWKPVQTNAQLNPCIWQELALARATVLEVRAKLMVRGGQFDAGDDLIRKAVFIRTSIWGENQPDTISARETLSKLTRLLANVQNHTSQ; encoded by the exons ATGGTAATGGGCCGGATGAAAGTTGGGCCAAACCCAACATTTCTCCACCTTTTGGCCCAACACCGGTTCAACTGGTTAGGAGAGTCACCTACAACCCTCATCATTGCCCCACTTGCAGAAAACACAAA CATCGGTTGTCAAAATGATTATTCTAGACAGAGGGCTAAGAGCAAAAAGACCGAAAGATTTCTTGAAACTGCAGTTCCTTCAATGTCCTTTACTTCAAATAGACTGAGGAGCTGCGATGTGTATATAGGTTTTCACGGCCAGAAGCCTTTATTGCTCCGATTTACTAATTGGTTTCGTGCCGAATTAGAGGTACAAGGTCTGAGTTGTTTTGTAACAGACAGGGCTAGGTGTAGGAACTCTCGAAAACACAGCATCGTTGAGAAAGCAATGGATGCTAGCACATTTGGAGTTGTCATCTTGACCAGAAAGTCATTCAAAAATCCTCATACAATTGAAGAGTTGAGGTTCTTCTCGAGCAAGAAGAAATTGGTTCCCGTGTACTTTGATTTGAGTCCAAATGATTGCCTTGTGAGGGATATAATCGAGAGAAGAGGTGATCTCTGGGAAAAATATGGCGGTGAGCTATGGCTACTCTATGGAGGACTTGAGAAGGAGTGGAAAGACGCTGTTGGTCCCCTTTCTCGTGCTGATGAGTGGAAACTTGAGGCTTACGAGGGTAAATGGAGGGATTGCATATTACGAGCCGTGACCCTTTTGGCATTGAGGTTGGGAAGGCGAAGTGCTGTTGATAGAATAACCAAGTGGAGAGAGAAGGCAGATAAAGAAGAGTTTCCTTACCTTCGAAATGAGAATTTCGTTGGTCGGAAAAGAGAGTTATCTGAGCTTGAATTCATCCTTTTTGGTGATGTTAGTGGTGATTCTGAGAAAGCCTATTTTAATCTCAAGGCCAGACCAATGATAAAAAACTTGACAATTGGCTGGGGAAGGACGAATTCTATGGATGCCAAATGTCAAAGCGAGTGTGCCAAGAGGAAAGGGAAAGAACCAATAGCATGGAAGGAATCAGAAAAGGAAATCGAGATGCAGAACACCGAATTTTCTCAAACACAGCCTACACTAAAGTCTAAGAGTAGTGGGAAGCCCGGTAGGAGAAGGAGACCGATGAAAGTTGTGTACGGAAAAGGAATCGCTTGTTTATCAGGAGACCCAGGTATCGGGAAGACAGAGTTGCTTATAGAGTTCGCTTACCGTTACCATCAAAGATATAAAATGGTCCTGTGGATTGGTGGAGAATGCAGACACATTCGACAAAATTACTTGAACTTATGGTCATTCTTGGAAATCGACTTAGGGGTGGAGAGCTGCAAGGAGAAAAGCCGGATTAAAAGCTTTGAAGAGCAAGAGGAAGCAGCGATAGCCAGAGTTCGAAAGGTGCTAATGCGAAACATTCCCTTTTTAGTGATAATCGACGATTTGGAAAGTGAAAAGGACTGGTGGGATCACAAACTGGTAATGGACTTGCTACCTCGTTTTGGTGGTGAAACACATGTCATCATATCCACATGCTTATCCAGTGTAATGAATCTGGAGCCTCTAAAACTTTCTTACCTATCCGGCGTCGAGGCAATGTCCTTAATGCTTGGAAGCATCAAAGATCTATCAATGACGGAAACAGATGCATTACGGGCTATTGAGGAAAAACTCGGAAGGTTGACTCTAGGTCTTGCTATAGTCGGAGCAATTCTTTCCGAGCTTCCTATTACTCCGAGTCGCCTTTTGGTTACCATTAATCGAATGCCTCTAAGGGATGCCGCGTGGGGCCGTGAAAAACATTCATTAAGGGGGAACAATTTCCTTTTGCAGCTCTTTGAAGTATGTTTTTCCATATTCGACCATGCAGATGGATCAAGGAGTTTGACGACAAGAATGGCTCTAGCCAGTGGTTGGTTTGCTCCGGCACCCATACCAGTTCCCATGGTAGCTTTGGCTGCTCAGAAAATACCCGAAAAACACCAAAACCGACAGTTCTTGAAAAAGATAGTATGCTCTTTAACCTGTGGTTTCACATCATCATATGCCCGTAGATCAGAAGCAGAAGCATCATCGTTACTATTAAGATTTAACATGGCTAGAGGGTGTTCAAATGAAGGTCTCATTCAATTCAATGGGCTCGTAAAACTTTATGTTCGAAAGAGAGGAATCACCGGAGTTGCACATGCCATGGTGCAAGCTGTCACTAGTCGCGGGATCATATCCAGCCACTCTGATCACATATGGGCAGCGTGTTTCTTGCTCCTCGGATTTGGAAAGGACCCTATAGTCGTTGAGCTCAAAATATCTAAACTTTTGTTGGTCGTAAAAGAAGTGATCTTACCACTTGCAATACGAACATTCATCACCTTCTCTCGTTGCAGTGCTGCACTCGAACTACTTCGCCTATGTACAGATGAATTAGAAGCGGCAGATCAAGAATTAGTTACCCCTGTTGAAAACTGGTTGGATAAGTCATTTTGCTGGAAACCCGTTCAGACAAACGCTCAGTTGAATCCTTGTATTTGGCAAGAACTCGCATTGGCTAGGGCGACTGTGCTTGAAGTTAGAGCCAAGTTAATGGTGAGAGGGGGACAGTTTGATGCAGGAGACGATTTGATACGGAAGGCTGTTTTTATAAGGACTTCTATATGGGGTGAAAATCAACCGGATACCATATCTGCTCGTGAGACGCTTAGCAAACTTACCAGGCTCCTTGCAAACGTTCAAAATCATACTTCACAATAG
- the LOC140977957 gene encoding BTB/POZ domain-containing protein At5g41330-like, producing the protein MPPFSGSKPISNGFHLDSNSNIVTIDVGGQLFQTTKQTLSLAGSKSLFSKISDSGHVIPFIDRDPERFSILLSLLRTGNLPSKAKAFDIQDLIFESQFYGVENLLINSQSNPSQFDAFNLEKSSVLPLNGRDSPSSISTTPYGSLHVAHGSKVTSFDWSLNRKSTILTQLTAIDSLLALSPVVAAAGATDFSGLQIVDLDKGFVKETLNWENVTRSGSTVQAIGASQEHLFTSFESSRRNSNCIMIYDLNNSLSPVTKVGHYEIFGADLDSAIPATKLQWVSTHNLLMASGSHSGPSGVSGNIKFWDIRSGNVAWELKEKVDCFSDVTVSDSHLAMFKVGVSTGEVFFADLRYMDADIPWVCLGDGRKIVNGKKEGFGCRIESHGNQVFCSKGGNLEIWSEVLIGSLAKLDIGLSERMFRKNMMGRAKDMGDSRITNLSFGGNKMFVTRKDQQCVEVWNSVRGP; encoded by the coding sequence ATGCCACCTTTTTCAGGATCGAAGCCAATTTCAAATGGGTTTCATCTGGATTCAAATTCAAACATAGTTACGATCGATGTGGGTGGCCAGCTTTTTCAAACCACCAAACAGACTCTTTCTCTTGCTGGTTCCAAATCATTGTTCTCCAAGATTTCTGATTCTGGTCATGTTATCCCCTTTATTGACAGAGACCCTGAACGTTTTTCCATATTGCTTTCCCTCCTCAGGACTGGAAATCTTCCCTCAAAAGCCAAAGCCTTTGATATTCAAGACCTGATTTTTGAGTCCCAGTTTTATGGTGTCGAAAATCTTCTCATCAATTCTCAATCAAACCCTTCTCAATTTGATGCCTTTAATCTCGAAAAATCATCGGTTTTGCCTTTGAATGGTCGAGACTCGCCCTCTTCTATTTCCACCACACCTTATGGATCACTCCATGTCGCTCACGGAAGTAAAGTCACGTCTTTTGATTGGtcattgaataggaaatccacTATTTTGACCCAACTCACAGCTATTGATTCATTACTAGCATTGTCCCCTGTAGTAGCGGCTGCAGGTGCCACCGACTTTTCAGGGCTACAGATCGTCGATCTTGACAAGGGTTTCGTCAAAGAGACCTTGAATTGGGAGAATGTCACTAGGTCTGGTTCCACAGTTCAGGCCATTGGGGCATCACAAGAACACTTGTTCACTAGCTTTGAGTCAAGTAGGAGAAATTCGAATTGCATAATGATATATGATCTTAACAATAGTTTAAGCCCTGTGACTAAGGTTGGCCACTATGAAATTTTCGGTGCTGATCTTGATTCTGCAATCCCAGCAACAAAATTGCAATGGGTCTCGACTCATAATTTGTTGATGGCATCCGGTTCTCACAGCGGACCATCTGGAGTATCGggaaatattaagttttgggaCATTAGAAGTGGCAATGTAGCTTGGGAACTTAAAGAAAAAGTTGATTGCTTTTCTGATGTGACGGTCTCGGATTCACATTTAGCAATGTTTAAGGTGGGTGTGAGCACAGGGGAAGTGTTCTTCGCTGATTTGAGATACATGGATGCAGACATACCTTGGGTTTGTCTTGGTGATGGAAGAAAGATCGTGAACGGGAAGAAAGAAGGGTTCGGATGTAGAATCGAAAGCCATGGGAATCAGGTGTTTTGTAGTAAAGGAGGAAATCTTGAGATATGGTCAGAAGTTTTGATCGGATCGTTGGCGAAACTGGACATTGGTTTGTCAGAGAGAATGTTTAGGAAAAACATGATGGGAAGAGCAAAGGATATGGGAGATAGCCGGATAACGAATTTGAGTTTCGGAGGGAACAAGATGTTTGTTACAAGGAAGGATCAACAGTGCGTGGAAGTTTGGAATTCGGTTAGAGGTCCCTGA